The following are encoded in a window of Streptomyces sp. 11x1 genomic DNA:
- a CDS encoding transposase: protein MAERILQELIEAERSGRIGAQWNEHTEGCTGCRNNHRDKALATQASDRYLAIPKLCSGSFFPSLQNGWRYRHRPQGGRRATVRMRSAISTFGFLCYGWGEVLQEALKFFISLGIFLDAVTKETDVKIDVLRGAAAYCRCQCSVRTDDRSAWERYCAPGGVRELLSCPFPVLRREIVIDLADSYGQDPLAVYI from the coding sequence ATCGCGGAGCGCATACTGCAAGAGCTGATCGAGGCCGAGCGCAGCGGCCGGATCGGCGCCCAGTGGAATGAGCACACCGAGGGCTGCACTGGTTGCCGCAACAATCATCGCGACAAGGCCCTCGCCACCCAGGCCAGCGATCGGTACCTGGCAATCCCGAAGTTGTGCAGCGGCAGCTTCTTCCCCAGTCTGCAAAATGGCTGGCGATATCGACACCGCCCCCAAGGTGGCAGACGAGCCACCGTGAGGATGAGGTCAGCGATCAGTACATTTGGCTTCCTTTGTTATGGCTGGGGCGAAGTCCTCCAGGAAGCGTTGAAGTTTTTTATATCCCTGGGAATTTTTCTCGACGCGGTCACCAAAGAAACGGACGTCAAAATAGACGTACTTCGTGGGGCTGCCGCATACTGCCGTTGCCAATGCTCCGTCAGAACCGATGACCGCAGTGCCTGGGAAAGATACTGTGCGCCTGGAGGCGTGCGTGAACTGCTTAGTTGCCCTTTTCCAGTCCTCCGTAGGGAGATTGTCATCGATTTGGCGGATAGTTATGGCCAGGACCCTCTCGCCGTCTACATTTAG
- a CDS encoding winged helix-turn-helix domain-containing protein, giving the protein MRYAQRGGYTPAEQEKREQLRLEAAERFERGDEARVIAADLRVTERTVRRWRKVWREGGGAALESKGPVSRERLSVREWDRLEAELKRGPLAHGFTDDQRWTLGRIKTLIGRLFHKGYTIQGVAKLLKRHGWSCQVPVRHAIERDEAAIEMWKDEVWPRLKGQRRTWAPTSASRTKRARG; this is encoded by the coding sequence ATGCGGTACGCACAGAGGGGCGGCTATACGCCCGCCGAGCAGGAGAAGCGGGAACAGCTGAGGCTGGAGGCGGCCGAGCGGTTCGAGCGCGGTGATGAGGCCAGGGTGATCGCGGCCGATCTGCGGGTCACGGAGCGGACGGTGCGGCGGTGGCGCAAGGTGTGGCGCGAGGGCGGGGGCGCGGCGCTGGAGTCGAAGGGGCCGGTGTCGCGGGAGCGGCTGTCGGTGCGGGAGTGGGACCGGCTGGAGGCGGAGCTGAAGCGTGGGCCGCTGGCCCACGGCTTCACCGATGACCAGCGGTGGACGCTGGGCCGGATCAAGACGCTGATCGGCAGGTTGTTCCACAAGGGCTACACGATCCAGGGGGTGGCCAAACTGCTGAAACGGCACGGCTGGTCCTGCCAGGTCCCGGTGCGCCACGCGATCGAGCGCGACGAGGCGGCCATCGAGATGTGGAAGGACGAGGTGTGGCCGCGGTTAAAAGGACAGCGGCGGACCTGGGCGCCTACATCTGCTTCGAGGACGAAGCGGGCCAGGGGCTGA
- a CDS encoding transposase, with translation MRPPKGRTWAPRGARPVVRVRGRGNGRVNIAGAVCYRPGNRPHFFYRLHVYHGRRGEPKTFAWHEYRDLIIAAHQQLGAPLVWCWDNLNVHLAKELAAFAEEHADWLRIFQMPSYAPELNPAEGVWSLLKRAIANFVATDLSGLVRIVKRKLKKIQFRPHLIDGCLAGTGLIIEPW, from the coding sequence CTGAGGCCGCCGAAAGGCCGCACCTGGGCACCGCGCGGAGCACGTCCGGTGGTGCGGGTGCGAGGTCGGGGAAACGGCCGGGTCAACATCGCCGGCGCCGTCTGCTACCGGCCAGGGAACCGCCCGCACTTCTTCTACCGGCTGCACGTCTACCACGGCCGCAGGGGCGAGCCGAAGACGTTCGCCTGGCACGAGTACCGCGACCTGATCATCGCCGCCCACCAGCAGCTGGGCGCCCCACTGGTGTGGTGCTGGGACAACCTCAACGTCCACCTCGCCAAGGAACTCGCCGCCTTCGCCGAGGAACACGCGGACTGGTTACGGATCTTCCAGATGCCGTCCTACGCACCGGAGTTGAACCCCGCCGAAGGCGTGTGGTCACTCCTCAAACGCGCCATCGCCAACTTCGTCGCCACCGACCTCAGCGGCCTCGTCCGCATCGTCAAACGCAAGCTGAAGAAGATCCAGTTCAGACCCCACCTGATCGACGGCTGCCTCGCCGGGACCGGCCTGATCATCGAACCTTGGTGA
- a CDS encoding DUF397 domain-containing protein, whose amino-acid sequence MNETPITDQLAAADWFKSSYSAADNECVEVSHAAQRVGVRDAKSVGRRGFTVGSRAFAAFVASLKNRSSDKMA is encoded by the coding sequence ATGAACGAGACACCGATAACCGACCAACTCGCGGCAGCGGATTGGTTCAAGAGCAGTTACAGCGCGGCGGACAACGAGTGCGTGGAGGTTTCACATGCTGCACAACGTGTGGGTGTACGTGACGCCAAAAGTGTTGGCCGGAGAGGATTTACCGTTGGTTCACGTGCGTTCGCTGCATTTGTTGCCAGCCTGAAGAACAGGTCCAGTGACAAAATGGCCTGA
- a CDS encoding helix-turn-helix transcriptional regulator, which yields MQIARGLKALRARARLTQSEVAKHAGVSVGTVNRYETWQDRAKLRIPTVRAIADTCGATSDELDTLIQLVRNQENGWWMDHPAVPEVLDPLMSFEDVAEYEHVFANALVPGLLQTPRYALALHEAQDVRTGADAIASKVDARVKRQAILERTPALHLWVVLDDAVLRRRVGGVDVMAEQLDHLYAMAQRPNVDIQILQFTAGAHAAGSGGHFLILGRDDTGDPLGNVSVVYLELHKRGLYLDAPTDVQSYKLMFDYLRSQAADTSASLQLLAEARQELNR from the coding sequence ATGCAGATCGCCCGCGGGCTGAAAGCGCTGCGAGCTCGAGCCCGCCTCACACAGTCCGAAGTGGCCAAGCATGCTGGGGTTTCCGTCGGTACCGTCAACCGGTACGAGACGTGGCAGGACCGCGCGAAGCTCCGGATCCCGACGGTGAGAGCGATCGCCGATACGTGCGGTGCCACATCGGACGAGCTGGACACGCTGATCCAGCTCGTCCGCAACCAGGAGAACGGCTGGTGGATGGACCATCCGGCAGTACCAGAGGTCCTGGACCCACTGATGTCCTTTGAGGATGTCGCCGAGTACGAACACGTCTTCGCCAACGCTCTGGTGCCCGGACTGCTTCAGACACCGCGTTACGCCCTCGCTCTGCACGAGGCACAGGACGTCCGAACGGGGGCCGATGCCATCGCGAGCAAAGTGGACGCCCGCGTCAAGCGCCAAGCGATTCTGGAGCGGACCCCGGCGCTACACCTGTGGGTGGTGCTGGACGATGCGGTCCTCCGGCGCCGTGTCGGCGGCGTTGACGTGATGGCCGAACAGCTCGACCATCTGTACGCCATGGCGCAACGCCCCAACGTGGACATCCAGATTCTCCAGTTCACCGCAGGCGCCCACGCGGCTGGCTCGGGCGGTCACTTCTTGATCCTCGGCCGTGACGACACAGGCGACCCGCTCGGCAATGTGAGTGTGGTCTATCTGGAACTCCACAAACGGGGGCTCTATCTCGACGCCCCCACCGATGTGCAGAGCTACAAGCTCATGTTCGACTACCTGCGATCACAAGCGGCCGACACGTCGGCCAGCCTCCAGCTGTTGGCCGAAGCACGACAGGAGCTCAACCGATGA
- a CDS encoding ATP-binding protein — translation MNDEAKHVRLLPWTGSHGQPCLLLTDGEGTASRVADRIERTQLGLAGRLLGRARAVLPDQSADGSQWAPLAGQLTDALHDVLLIAESRGARLGGGLAEHRRFGRIALPGSDLTSACFARRHVRDTADTWGLPHSVIDDLETIAGELVANALEHSDSHTITVDCGLTSRTAVISVTDEGGGPTSAALPTSAELLGLEQERGRGLLITQALAVRWGTLRDGGELTVWAEVPMESPESAG, via the coding sequence ATGAACGACGAGGCGAAGCATGTACGGCTCCTGCCCTGGACCGGCTCCCACGGACAGCCCTGTCTCCTCCTCACCGACGGCGAGGGCACGGCCTCTCGCGTGGCCGACCGGATCGAGCGCACGCAGCTCGGACTCGCGGGCCGGCTTCTGGGGCGAGCGCGGGCCGTGTTGCCGGATCAGAGTGCGGATGGCAGTCAGTGGGCGCCGCTGGCAGGTCAGTTGACCGATGCGCTCCACGACGTGTTGCTCATCGCCGAGTCTCGTGGTGCTCGGCTCGGCGGGGGACTGGCTGAGCATCGACGCTTCGGCCGGATCGCCCTCCCCGGTAGCGATCTCACCTCCGCGTGCTTCGCCCGGCGTCACGTCCGTGACACGGCCGACACGTGGGGGCTGCCTCACAGCGTCATCGACGACCTGGAAACGATCGCCGGAGAGCTCGTCGCCAACGCTCTGGAGCACAGTGACAGCCACACGATTACCGTTGACTGTGGCCTCACCTCCCGCACCGCTGTTATCAGCGTGACGGACGAGGGTGGAGGGCCGACATCCGCGGCTCTGCCCACGTCGGCGGAACTGTTGGGGTTGGAGCAGGAACGCGGACGCGGGCTGCTGATCACCCAAGCGCTGGCCGTCCGGTGGGGAACGCTGCGGGACGGCGGCGAGCTGACGGTCTGGGCCGAGGTTCCCATGGAGTCTCCGGAGTCTGCCGGGTGA
- a CDS encoding WXG100 family type VII secretion target — MSTGFDRTAINYATVTQAASDVRKTATDLTQELEALMQEVKRVAETWEGEAKTAYGDIQRKNTTEMQAMTEKLNFIATLLDRSVVGYQGTDLDGAKRIRMLMG; from the coding sequence ATGAGTACAGGCTTCGACCGCACAGCGATCAACTACGCCACGGTCACCCAGGCGGCGAGTGACGTCCGCAAGACAGCCACTGACCTCACGCAGGAACTCGAAGCCCTCATGCAGGAGGTGAAGCGCGTCGCCGAAACCTGGGAGGGCGAGGCGAAGACGGCGTACGGAGACATCCAGCGCAAGAACACCACCGAGATGCAGGCGATGACGGAAAAGCTCAACTTCATCGCCACCCTGCTGGACAGGTCGGTCGTCGGCTACCAGGGCACGGACCTGGACGGCGCGAAGCGCATCCGCATGCTGATGGGCTGA
- a CDS encoding WXG100 family type VII secretion target translates to MSDITADQKRENDQLIALANKIQNFHVEVSRRVTSLNTVVDMIQGGWQGAASQEYDRVQREVNVHLKKLQDNLVDLEDVMRMAVNGFEDHEQERIAEIRKVDNSAESQAQAEAGMGGQTYTTNRITSLA, encoded by the coding sequence GTGAGTGACATCACGGCGGACCAGAAACGCGAGAACGACCAACTCATCGCGCTTGCCAACAAGATCCAGAACTTCCACGTCGAGGTGAGCCGTCGCGTGACGTCACTCAATACGGTCGTGGACATGATCCAGGGCGGTTGGCAGGGCGCCGCGAGCCAGGAGTACGACAGGGTGCAGCGCGAGGTGAACGTCCACCTCAAGAAGCTCCAGGACAACCTCGTCGACCTGGAAGACGTCATGCGCATGGCCGTCAACGGGTTCGAGGACCACGAGCAGGAGCGCATCGCGGAGATCCGGAAGGTGGACAACTCCGCGGAGTCCCAGGCCCAGGCCGAGGCCGGCATGGGAGGCCAGACGTACACCACCAACCGCATCACCAGCCTCGCCTGA
- a CDS encoding DUF397 domain-containing protein — translation MADGLDRDAEKALKERKEREKDELYALDISGVEWHSAPGTEEHEERVEIAYLPEGAVAMRSSLDPDTVLRYTEAEWRAFVLGARDGEFDLEPAPHNGGRDGGLDQDVDAPR, via the coding sequence ATGGCCGATGGGCTGGACAGGGATGCCGAGAAGGCACTCAAGGAACGCAAAGAGCGCGAGAAGGACGAGCTGTACGCACTCGACATCTCGGGGGTGGAGTGGCACAGCGCGCCCGGCACCGAGGAGCACGAGGAGCGGGTGGAGATCGCGTACCTGCCCGAGGGTGCCGTGGCCATGAGGTCGTCGCTCGATCCGGACACGGTGCTGCGGTACACCGAGGCCGAGTGGCGGGCCTTCGTCCTCGGAGCGCGGGACGGGGAGTTCGACCTGGAACCGGCGCCTCACAACGGTGGTCGTGACGGCGGCCTCGACCAGGACGTCGACGCCCCCCGGTGA
- the mycP gene encoding type VII secretion-associated serine protease mycosin, with the protein MSPKKKSLPAAAAAALLAVLSTAPPETGVDVSADARVPVRLDGSGECTFPAKPVKGTPWALQRVLLDELWQGTDKGKGIRIAVIDTGVDDRNPQLKTAVDKAAGRDFLTAGKGADPTNDREGHGTKVAGIIAARPHDDTGFVGLAPNATIIPIRQNDAENSGDSDSMAEAITYAVSQGADVINISQDTTKPLSGTSRLAQAVRAAIAQNVVVVASAGNDGLDGTYKNTYPAAFPGVLAVASSDRNNERASFSQAGEFVGVAAPGVDIVSTVPGGGQCTDNGTSFSAPFVAGVAALLKEKHEDWSAAQIVTQIEQTAERSVNGHDNFVGWGVVDPVRAVQDSDLEDPPSSPTPDPGVSKPAAPDTARFSLAETPHERDERYATYALGLTAAVVTVITGTAVVLRDLRRRRRGGGA; encoded by the coding sequence GTGTCGCCGAAGAAGAAATCGCTGCCGGCAGCGGCCGCGGCCGCGCTGTTGGCTGTGCTGAGCACCGCACCGCCTGAAACCGGAGTCGACGTCTCCGCCGATGCACGTGTGCCCGTGCGGCTGGACGGCAGCGGTGAGTGCACCTTCCCCGCCAAGCCGGTCAAGGGCACCCCCTGGGCACTGCAGCGGGTGCTCCTCGACGAACTCTGGCAGGGTACGGACAAGGGCAAGGGCATTCGGATCGCGGTCATCGACACCGGAGTCGACGACAGGAACCCACAGTTGAAGACGGCGGTCGACAAGGCGGCCGGACGCGACTTCCTGACCGCGGGCAAGGGCGCCGATCCCACGAACGACCGGGAGGGACACGGGACGAAGGTCGCGGGCATCATCGCCGCCCGGCCGCACGACGACACGGGCTTCGTGGGCCTGGCCCCCAACGCCACGATCATCCCGATCCGTCAGAACGACGCCGAGAACAGCGGCGACTCGGACTCCATGGCGGAGGCGATCACCTACGCCGTGTCGCAGGGGGCTGACGTCATCAACATCTCCCAGGACACGACGAAACCCCTGTCCGGCACGTCCAGGCTCGCTCAGGCGGTACGCGCCGCCATCGCCCAGAACGTCGTCGTGGTCGCCTCCGCGGGAAACGACGGCCTCGACGGCACATACAAGAACACCTACCCGGCGGCTTTCCCCGGCGTCCTCGCGGTGGCGTCCTCCGACCGGAACAACGAACGAGCCTCCTTCTCACAGGCGGGCGAGTTCGTGGGCGTCGCGGCCCCCGGCGTCGACATCGTGTCCACGGTCCCGGGCGGCGGCCAGTGCACGGACAACGGCACCAGTTTCTCCGCCCCGTTCGTCGCCGGCGTTGCCGCGCTCCTGAAGGAGAAGCACGAGGACTGGTCGGCCGCCCAGATCGTGACCCAGATCGAGCAGACGGCCGAACGCTCCGTCAACGGTCACGACAACTTCGTCGGCTGGGGGGTCGTGGACCCGGTCCGCGCAGTCCAGGACTCCGATCTCGAGGACCCACCCTCGTCACCGACCCCGGACCCCGGGGTGTCAAAGCCCGCAGCCCCCGACACCGCCCGCTTCTCCCTCGCCGAGACCCCACACGAACGCGACGAGCGCTACGCCACGTACGCCCTCGGTCTCACCGCGGCCGTGGTCACGGTCATCACGGGCACGGCGGTCGTGCTACGTGATCTGCGCCGTCGGAGGCGCGGAGGGGGCGCCTGA